The following coding sequences lie in one Arachis ipaensis cultivar K30076 chromosome B03, Araip1.1, whole genome shotgun sequence genomic window:
- the LOC107630783 gene encoding aquaporin PIP1-3, whose product MENREEDVKVGASKFRERQAIGTAAQTERDYKEAPAAPLFEAGELKSWSFYRAGIAEFVATFLFLYITVLTVMGVKREPSMCSSVGIQGIAWAFGGMIFALVYCTAGISGGHINPAVTFGLFLARKLSLTRAIFYIVMQCLGAICGAGVVKGFEGNARYEILKGGANMVNHGYTKGDGLGAEIVGTFVLVYTVFSATDAKRNARDSHVPVLAPLPIGFAVFLVHLATIPITGTGINPARSLGAAIIYNRDEAWDDHWVFWVGPFIGAALAAVYHQIVIRAIPFKTRA is encoded by the exons atggaAAACAGGGAGGAAGATGTGAAGGTAGGAGCAAGCAAGTTCAGAGAGAGGCAGGCAATAGGGACAGCAGCACAAACAGAGAGAGACTACAAGGAGGCACCAGCAGCACCATTGTTTGAGGCAGGTGAGCTCAAGTCATGGTCGTTCTACAGAGCAGGCATTGCTGAGTTTGTGGCcactttcttgttcctctacaTCACGGTCTTGACTGTAATGGGTGTCAAGAGGGAGCCCTCCATGTGCTCCTCTGTTGGAATCCAGGGTATTGCTTGGGCCTTTGGTGGCATGATCTTCGCCCTTGTCTACTGCACTGCTGGAATCTCAGGTGGACACATAAACCCAGCAGTCACCTTTGGACTCTTTTTGGCAAGGAAGTTGTCCCTCACAAGGGCAATATTCTACATAGTCATGCAGTGTCTTGGAGCTATATGTGGTGCTGGTGTAGTGAAGGGATTTGAGGGTAATGCTCGCTATGAGATTTTAAAAGGAGGAGCCAATATGGTCAACCATGGTTACACCAAGGGTGATGGCCTTGGAGCTGAGATTGTTGGCACCTTCGTCCTTGTCTACACCGTTTTCTCTGCTACTGATGCCAAGAGAAACGCTAGGGACTCTCATGTCCCT GTTTTGGCCCCTCTCCCCATTGGCTTTGCTGTGTTCTTGGTCCACTTGGCTACCATTCCCATCACAGGAACTGGCATTAACCCAGCAAGGAGTCTCGGAGCTGCCATTATCTACAACAGGGACGAAGCGTGGGATGACCAT TGGGTTTTCTGGGTTGGACCTTTCATAGGAGCTGCTCTTGCTGCCGTGTATCACCAGATAGTGATCCGAGCCATTCCGTTCAAGACAAGGGCTTAA
- the LOC107630784 gene encoding uncharacterized protein LOC107630784: MALQFLSVPHFLSPKTTKNSITVINSPHFHFRSTLFLPSFNPTPFPTLLRSRPPGAIGPDGKFYPNSADDDPPEVLDDSSHGFSTFHQIQAQANRARQLQEEDFEKNQSTYLAAIADVEDAPDNTSLIDSDNSGDDLFGEIDKAIALKRKEFVKEGLLPPNPRKDPAIEGIEELQPEEVVDLEEISELQGLRVVSADDSDEPLLNEGEFHGQKIRGSVSESQSPFDLDFDMYGKSKARIVEPKFRMSLAELLDESKVVPVSVYGNLEVEITGIQHDSRIVTSGDLFVCCVGRKTDGHLFLTEADKRGAVAVVASKEIDIEETLGCKALVIVEDTNAVLAALAASFYRHPSKNMAVIGITGTYGKTTTTYLIKSMYEAMGLRTGMFNSVACYVHGDNQLESHNKTPDAVLVQNLMAKMLHNGTEAVVMETSSDVLAQGKCDEVDFDIAVFTNLSEDADRDAKVKLFSRMVDPERHRKIVNIDDPNAHFFISEGTPEVPVVTFALDNKSADVHPLKFELSLFETQVLVNTPTGILEISSGLLGKHNIYNILAAVAVGIAVGAPLEDIVRGVEEVDAVPGRCELIDEEQAFGVIVDYAKTPDALSRLLDSVRELGPRRIITVIGCCGEGDRGKRPMMTKIATDKSEVTMLTSDNPKSEDPLDILDDMLAGVGWSMQDYLKHGENDYYPPLPNGHRLFLHDIRRVAVRAAVAMGEEGDVVVVAGKGHETYQLEGDKKDFFDDREECREALQYVDELHQAGIDTSEFPWRLPESH, from the exons ATGGCATTGCAATTCCTTTCTGTTCCACACTTTCTATCTcctaaaacaacaaagaactcCATAACTGTAATTAACTCCCCACACTTTCATTTTCGTTCCACACTCTTCCTTCCTTCTTTCAATCCCACTCCATTCCCAACGCTTCTTCGCTCTCGACCTCCCGGAGCTATTGGCCCCGACGGCAAGTTCTACCCTAACTCCGCCGACGATGACCCCCCTGAGGTCCTCGACGACTCCTCCCACGGCTTCTCCACCTTCCACCAAATCCAAGCGCAGGCCAACCGTGCCCGCCAGCTCCAGGAAGAGGACTTCGAGAAGAACCAGTCCACATACCTCGCCGCCATAGCTGACGTCGAGGATGCCCCCGATAACACCTCCCTTATCGATTCTGACAACTCCGGGGACGACCTGTTCGGCGAAATTGACAAGGCAATTGCTTTGAAGCGCAAGGAGTTCGTCAAGGAGGGGCTTCTTCCGCCCAATCCAAGGAAAGATCCCGCAATTGAGGGAATCGAAGAGCTTCAGCCCGAGGAGGTCGTTGATTTGGAGGAAATCAGTGAGCTTCAGGGTCTCCGGGTGGTTTCCGCGGATGATTCCGACGAACCGTTATTAAATGAAGGTGAATTCCATGGGCAAAAAATTCGAGGTTCGGTATCTGAATCTCAGTCTCCTTTTGATTTAGATTTCGATATGTATGGGAAGAGTAAGGCTAGGATTGTGGAACCTAAGTTTAGGATGAGTTTAGCTGAACTTTTGGATGAGAGCAAGGTGGTGCCTGTTTCTGTGTATGGTAACTTGGAGGTTGAGATAACTGGGATTCAGCACGATTCGAGGATAGTAACTTCCGGTGACTTGTTTGTGTGCTGTGTTGGGAGGAAAACCGATGGGCATTTGTTCTTGACTGAAGCTGATAAGCGAGGAGCTGTTGCTGTTGTGGCCAGTAAAGAGATTGACATTGAGGAAACCTTGGGTTGCAAGGCTTTGGTCATTGTGGAAGACACTAATGCAGTTCTTGCTGCGTTGGCCGCCTCGTTTTATAGGCATCCTTCCAAGAACATGGCCGTTATTGGCATCACTGGGACGTATGGGAAGACAACCACCACATATTTGATAAAGAGTATGTATGAGGCGATGGGGCTACGGACAGGGATGTTCAACTCGGTTGCTTGTTATGTGCACGGGGATAATCAGTTGGAGTCACATAATAAAACCCCAGATGCTGTTTTAGTTCAGAATTTGATGGCGAAGATGCTTCACAATGGAACTGAAGCTGTAGTCATGGAGACTTCTTCTGATGTATTGGCTCAAGGGAAGTGTGATGAGGTTGATTTTGATATTGCGGTCTTTACAAATTTGAGTGAGGATGCAGATAGAGATGCGAAGGTTAAATTGTTCTCAAGAATGGTGGATCCTGAACGGCATAGGAAGATTGTTAACATTGATGATCCAAATGCACATTTCTTCATTTCCGAGGGAACTCCAGAAGTTCCCGTTGTAACGTTTGCATTGGATAATAAGAGTGCGGATGTTCATCCCTTGAAGTTTGAACTCTCCTTGTTTGAGACGCAGGTGTTGGTTAATACGCCCACTGGCATACTAGAAATTTCTTCAGGTTTGCTCGGAAAGCATAATATTTACAACATTCTTGCTGCAGTGGCAGTTGGAATTGCTGTTGGGGCACCCTTAGAGGATATTGTTAGAGGGGTTGAAGAGGTTGATGCAGTTCCTGGTAGGTGTGAGTTAATTGATGAAGAACAAGCATTTGGGGTGATAGTGGACTATGCAAAAACTCCCGATGCCCTTTCTAGATTGCTTGATAGTGTAAGAGAGCTTGGACCTCGCAGGATTATAACTG TTATTGGGTGCTGCGGTGAGGGCGACAGGGGGAAGAGACCTATGATGACCAAGATAGCAACAGATAAAAGTGAAGTGACCATGCTGACATCTGACAATCCCAAGAGTGAAGATCCAT TGGATATTTTGGATGATATGCTGGCTGGGGTAGGATGGTCAATGCAGGACTACCTGAAACATGGAGAGAATGATTATTATCCACCTCTTCCAAATGGTCATAGGCTTTTTCTCCACGACATTAGGAGGGTAGCTGTGCGAGCTGCAGTTGCAATGGGAGAGGAGGGTGATGTAGTT GTGGTTGCCGGCAAAGGTCATGAAACATATCAGTTAGAAGGTGATAAGAAAGACTTCTTTGATGATCGGGAAGAGTGCCGAGAGGCATTGCAGTACGTAGATGAGCTTCACCAAGCTGGAATAGATACAAGTGAATTTCCATGGAG GTTACCAGAGAGCCACTGA